Proteins encoded in a region of the Hippopotamus amphibius kiboko isolate mHipAmp2 chromosome 11, mHipAmp2.hap2, whole genome shotgun sequence genome:
- the LOC130831553 gene encoding adenosine 5'-monophosphoramidase HINT1-like, whose protein sequence is MASASCRGHFSASSLPLSTFCFSAQRLSPSPPLSLSLSSGFSFGVRDSADSATGPQARRAAGATNRRGDLTGRQPRHSVVLRSRPCLPRPWTPALLRCCPREVQWRGREPGMADEITKAQAARPGSNTIFRKIVRKEIPAKIVHADDQCLASRDISPQAPTHFLVIPKKHTSRTSAAECGDESLLGHFMTVGKKCAADLGPRKGHGVVVSEGSDGGPSLYCVHLRALGGRQMNQPHG, encoded by the exons ATGGCGAGCGCCAGTTGTCGTGGACACTTTTCAGCCTCCTCTCTCCCGCTCTCCACATTCTGCTTCTCTGCTCAGCggctttctccctctccccctctgtctctgtccctctcgTCTGGGTTTTCCTTTGGGGTCAGGGACTCGGCTGACTCTGCCACGGGTCCCCAGGCACGGCGGGCAGCAGGGGCCACCAACAGGAGAGGAGACCTCACGGGGCGACAGCCACGGCACAGCGTGGTCCTCCGGAGCCGCCCCTGCCTCCCCCGCCCTTGGACCCCTGCACTCCTGCGGTGCTGCCCCCGGGAAGTGCAGTGG CGTGGGAGGGAGCCCGGGATGGCGGATGAGATCACCAAGGCTCAGGCCGCCCGGCCTGGGAGCAACACGATCTTCAGGAAGATTGTTCGCAAGGAAATCCCGGCCAAAATCGTGCATGCGGACGACCAGTGTCTTGCTTCCCGTGACATTTCCCCTCAAGCGCCGACACATTTTCTGGTGATACCCAAGAAACATACATCCCGGACTTCAGCAGCCGAATGTGGTGATGAAAGTCTTCTTGGACATTTCATGACTGTTGGCAAGAAATGTGCTGCTGATCTGGGCCCGAGGAAGGGGCATGGAGTGGTGGTCAGTGAAGGTTCAGATGGGGGACCGTCTCTCTACTGTGTTCACCTCCGTGCTCTCGGAGGTCGGCAGATGAATCAGCCTCATGGTTAA